The Chitinophaga flava genome has a segment encoding these proteins:
- a CDS encoding class I SAM-dependent methyltransferase codes for MVQHKLYVQYGCGPFSAPEGWKNFDSSPTLRLQQLPLIGNLLKRSMHVAFHPNVILGDILKGLPGVGENSCDGIYCSHVLEHLSYHDCKKALQNTYQLLKPGGYFRCVVPDLESAVKHYTSHLNQQDPEANVKFLDETLLGKRDRTRGMKQLIQSAYGNREHLYMWDRLSLSAALQQAGFQKVRSCAFNDSKDRMFERVEEASRFNNAVALEATK; via the coding sequence ATGGTACAGCATAAACTTTATGTACAATATGGTTGCGGGCCCTTTTCGGCGCCGGAAGGATGGAAGAACTTCGATTCATCACCTACCCTGCGGCTACAACAGCTGCCTTTAATTGGTAACCTATTAAAACGGAGCATGCACGTAGCCTTTCATCCCAATGTTATTTTGGGTGATATCCTGAAAGGATTGCCTGGTGTGGGCGAAAACTCCTGTGATGGCATTTATTGCAGTCATGTGCTGGAGCATTTGTCTTACCACGACTGTAAAAAGGCCCTGCAAAACACTTATCAGCTGTTAAAACCAGGAGGCTATTTCCGTTGTGTGGTGCCTGATCTGGAAAGTGCCGTTAAACACTACACCTCCCATTTGAATCAACAGGACCCCGAAGCCAATGTAAAATTTCTGGACGAAACGCTACTCGGAAAGCGGGACCGGACCCGTGGCATGAAGCAGTTGATTCAGTCAGCTTATGGCAACAGGGAACATTTATACATGTGGGACCGCCTGTCGTTGAGTGCAGCCCTGCAACAAGCCGGATTCCAAAAAGTCCGGAGTTGCGCCTTCAACGATAGTAAGGATCGTATGTTCGAACGCGTGGAGGAAGCATCAAGATTTAATAATGCTGTTGCATTAGAGGCAACCAAGTAA
- a CDS encoding GDCCVxC domain-containing (seleno)protein, whose protein sequence is MSATVIQLKSVLTCPNCGYQKEETMPTNACQYFYECENCHEHLKPKTGDCCVYCSYGTVKCPPIQQGNCCC, encoded by the coding sequence ATGTCTGCTACTGTCATTCAATTAAAATCAGTTCTCACCTGTCCAAACTGCGGGTATCAGAAGGAAGAAACAATGCCCACCAATGCCTGTCAATATTTCTATGAGTGCGAAAACTGCCATGAGCATCTAAAACCCAAAACCGGCGACTGCTGCGTATACTGCAGTTATGGCACCGTGAAATGCCCTCCAATACAACAGGGTAATTGCTGCTGCTAA
- the merTP gene encoding mercuric transport protein MerTP: MSKGKNSKVLLGSGLLLAATSSLCCIMPLLVIIGGAGGTVAAFSWAAPLRPYLLGATLLVLGFAFYQAYKPRPKDACGCVDEGKKNWLQSKAFLWMITGVSVLLSTFPYYAKYLQPQTPGKNMAVSNPTSLQQVVLHIQGMSCEACEGHVNNVLAQKKGVRQVNTSYAKGISVVTFDSIQISFQQLATAVERETGYKVIP, from the coding sequence ATGAGTAAAGGAAAAAACAGTAAAGTTTTGCTTGGCTCGGGTCTTTTACTTGCGGCCACATCGTCTCTTTGCTGCATTATGCCGCTGCTGGTCATAATAGGGGGTGCAGGTGGAACAGTTGCGGCATTTAGCTGGGCTGCGCCGCTACGGCCCTATTTGCTGGGTGCAACCCTACTGGTTTTAGGATTCGCATTCTATCAGGCTTATAAGCCCCGGCCCAAAGATGCCTGTGGCTGTGTAGATGAAGGGAAAAAAAACTGGTTACAATCAAAAGCCTTTCTGTGGATGATCACCGGAGTTTCTGTTTTATTGTCAACCTTTCCCTATTACGCCAAATATCTTCAACCCCAGACACCCGGGAAAAATATGGCTGTCAGCAATCCAACCAGCTTACAGCAGGTGGTACTCCATATACAGGGCATGAGCTGTGAAGCCTGTGAAGGGCATGTAAATAATGTTTTAGCGCAAAAGAAAGGAGTACGACAAGTTAATACCTCTTATGCCAAAGGTATATCAGTAGTAACATTTGACAGTATTCAAATATCCTTTCAACAGCTGGCCACGGCTGTAGAGCGCGAAACAGGCTATAAAGTAATACCATAA
- a CDS encoding ArsR/SmtB family transcription factor — MEGKNTCIREQANPVQINDCRQKVAANERAFTQLSGILSLAGNDVRLKILYLLEEEKELCPCDLSDILGMSIPAISQHLRKMKDGNIVESRKVGQTILYSIRAEHFKLLRPFFKLINQMNLKAETT; from the coding sequence ATGGAGGGGAAAAATACATGCATTCGTGAGCAGGCAAACCCGGTACAGATAAATGATTGCAGGCAAAAGGTGGCAGCAAATGAGCGCGCCTTTACACAGCTCTCGGGTATTTTATCCCTGGCAGGCAATGATGTCAGGTTAAAAATCCTGTACCTGCTGGAAGAGGAAAAAGAGCTTTGCCCTTGTGATTTGAGTGATATTCTGGGCATGAGCATCCCTGCCATTTCTCAACATCTGCGCAAAATGAAGGATGGTAACATCGTTGAATCCCGCAAAGTAGGGCAAACCATTCTCTATTCTATAAGGGCAGAACATTTTAAGCTGCTGCGTCCATTCTTTAAGCTTATCAATCAAATGAATTTAAAAGCTGAAACCACATGA
- a CDS encoding GNAT family N-acetyltransferase, producing MSIFLNDIITPRLIIRLLGEEVTNACLDNNLETAQQLLHATIPAEFLNELNSLQNDCRQLREDPAYRPWASRAILLKNEMKTIGLVRFHSSPELHADKPYRKGAVELGYHIFSDYRRKGYARETILGLIDWAAVHFSVHRFIVSISPENLPSLELARSFGFIKTDEVVDEIDGLEYVYLLDRQLNT from the coding sequence ATGTCTATATTTTTAAATGATATCATTACCCCGCGTTTGATAATACGATTATTGGGAGAAGAAGTTACCAACGCTTGCCTTGACAATAACCTGGAAACAGCTCAGCAACTACTGCATGCTACTATTCCGGCGGAATTTCTAAATGAACTCAACAGCCTGCAAAACGACTGCCGCCAGCTCCGGGAAGATCCGGCTTACAGGCCATGGGCATCCAGGGCTATCCTCCTGAAAAACGAAATGAAAACGATTGGTCTGGTACGTTTCCATAGTAGCCCGGAGCTTCATGCTGACAAGCCATACCGGAAAGGAGCAGTAGAACTTGGATATCACATTTTCTCAGACTACAGAAGAAAGGGATATGCGCGTGAGACTATCCTGGGGCTTATTGATTGGGCAGCAGTACATTTTTCTGTGCACCGTTTTATTGTTTCCATTTCGCCGGAAAATTTACCTTCTTTGGAACTTGCCCGGTCTTTTGGTTTTATCAAAACAGATGAGGTGGTGGATGAAATAGATGGCCTGGAATATGTCTACCTGCTGGACCGGCAGCTTAATACCTGA